A genomic stretch from Styela clava chromosome 5, kaStyClav1.hap1.2, whole genome shotgun sequence includes:
- the LOC120344935 gene encoding uncharacterized protein LOC120344935 isoform X1, which produces MAKDVSQGETKADDKKVSKKREKNVIPTKLIIRRLPPALTKDELLEIISPLPPHDYFRYVSGDKTLAPDHFCRAYINFTSADDIMTFRDKVDGFEFTDSKGNSQPCVLEYAPFQKNPRKVKKREDAKCGTIDEDPDYKAFLESLEAEEEKTVIDLEKYLEELEKKEQKNKVVETPLTAFLKQKREERKRIREERRRVEQERRKKRDDERRKRDLERKKKLDSERLRRKKEDEKKSFSKKDTEGKKEKDELDDESKKTEGTQGKGDAKLLNKKSSCSRESLTIGGIFSHLELEQQWLSEKQNQESKKDVWKEKEKEIQALLGKFEASAKVAPRLSDTKPKKSEPPVRRGPIGSKPPKDSTTENGDKERSRDSYNDRYKDTRGGYDRGGGYSSSRPMSSRGRGRSMSSREFPPRKWEKKDDPPPRSKNKSWTESQDKKTDKTKSKRPDREIYRPGSARSSTSLQSSASETPPRTHKYSEQRSKSRQEDEK; this is translated from the exons ATGGCTAAAGATGTATCTCAAGGAGAAACTAAAGCCGACGACAAGAAGGTGTCCAAGAAACGAGAGAAAAATGTAATTCCCACTAAG CTAATCATTAGGAGATTGCCACCGGCTCTGACAAAGGATGAATTACTTGAAATAATTTCTCCACTCCCACCTCATGATTATTTCCGATATGTCTCTGGAGATAAAAC ATTGGCCCCTGATCATTTCTGCAGAGCGTACATTAATTTTACTTCTGCTGATGATATCATGACATTCAGAGACAAAGTGGACGGCTTTGAATTCACTGATTCAAAAG GAAATTCTCAACCCTGTGTGTTGGAATACGCTCCATTTCAGAAAAATCCAAGAAAAGTTAAGAAGAGAGAAGACGCAAAGTGTGGCACAATAGACGAAG ATCCAGACTATAAAGCATTCCTTGAATCTCTTGAAGCAGAAGAAGAGAAAACAGTGATTGACCTGGAAAAATATTTAGAAGAATTggaaaaaaaagaacaaaaaaataaagtggTTGAAACTCCGCTGACTGCGTTTCTAAAACAAAAGAGAGAGGAGAGAaag AGAATTCGGGAGGAACGCCGTCGAGTCGAACAAGAACGCAGGAAAAAGAGGGATGATGAAAGAAGAAAACGGGATTtggaaagaaagaaaaaactggatAGTGAAAGATTGAGAAGAAAGAAAGAG GACGAGAAAAAGTCTTTCAGCAAGAAAGATACAGAAGGAAAGAAAGAAAAGGATGAATTGGACGATGAGTCAAAGAAAACAGAAGGAACACAAGGAAAAGGAGACGCCAAATTACTGAATAAG AAAAGTTCATGTTCGAGAGAGAGTCTGACTATCGGGGGTATTTTTAGTCACCTGGAGTTAGAACAGCAGTGGTTGAGCGAGAAACAAAATCAAGAAAGTAAAAAAGATGTTTGGAAAGAGAAAGAAAAGGAAATTCAGGCTTTATTG GGTAAATTTGAAGCAAGTGCAAAAGTGGCCCCAAGGTTGTCTGATACAAAACCAAAGAAGTCTGAGCCCCCAGTTCGTCGTGGACCCATTGGGTCAAAACCCCCTAAAGATTCGACAACAGAAAACGGGGATAAAGAACGCAGTCGAGATTCTTACAACGATCGATACAAGGACACACGAGGGGGCTATGATCGAGGAGGAGGGTACAGTAGTAGCAGACCAATGAGCTCTCGAGGGAGGGGACGGTCGATGTCATCAAGGGAATTCCCCCCAAGAAAATGGGAGAAAAAAGATGACCCTCCCCCTcgttcaaaaaataaatcatgGACGGAAAGTCAAGATAAAAAGACAGATAAAACGAAATCGAAA AGACCAGATCGGGAAATCTACAGACCTGGTAGTGCTCGATCAAGCACGTCGTTACAGTCGAGTGCATCTGAGACTCCACCACGGACTCATAAATATAGTGAACAGCGGAGCAAGTCAAGACAAGAAGACGAAAAGTAA
- the LOC120344896 gene encoding beta-taxilin-like encodes MSDSVALQTLSGETPEESKTDHGENEINHNEPHEGDAVPVLNLEDDSFLTDKVADVLLSTLEAHVLESASRSSTPSDGNTPRDCDMSSGSPSPVPDDGLDILHHHRPKIQLGRDISLMMQALNSLHSPEEKIAALCKKYADLLEQQKVKDKRLRGLERRSGQVLKEKEQMQKELNKAVLGKSKMESLARELNKQNKLLKEESFNMTLRHKKEREQMSVKFQATTDEISGKINSIADRNELLNTQNQEMATNIAKLVNDTTEREKVIKAMMEQRDLQENILKLKVKKADDERDIYSQQHAVLSDEVVKLKTLCEGYKNQEKILKTQITYYSEKFEDFQSTLDKSNGIFESFRSEMDRMNKKMKDLEKATATWKKNYEQSEAENKRILSINFEQNKAIEKLKLKLARLTNLSRALQAERNELAKNARLTKKPTDTVTAEATSTVSEPQPENDNRTPNMGDAIEEPTSTTRDGETPQTQDTTTNHSMNRSEVQESITNSTENSEQTSELNNPTEITGGDTATLSEEGTSHVPASSEETVTLAVADSTVAMNKQAAASVDDIKDVISPSITEVPTPETSSDQSPESSISKTSDEAEKLSESNENGTTTTHPETSDDNVTS; translated from the coding sequence ATGTCTGATTCTGTGGCTTTGCAAACTTTGTCTGGTGAGACCCCTGAAGAGTCAAAAACCGATCATggtgaaaatgaaataaatcatAACGAACCACATGAGGGTGATGCAGTGCCAGTCTTAAATCTCGAAGATGATTCGTTCTTGACCGATAAAGTCGCAGACGTCCTTCTTTCAACGCTTGAAGCTCATGTGTTGGAAAGTGCCTCACGAAGTAGCACTCCTTCTGATGGGAATACCCCCCGCGATTGTGATATGTCTTCTGGAAGTCCATCGCCAGTTCCAGATGACGGATTGGACATCCTCCATCACCATCGACCAAAAATACAACTCGGCAGGGATATCAGTCTTATGATGCAAGCGTTGAATAGTCTTCATAGTCCTGAGGAAAAAATTGCTGCTCTTTGCAAAAAATACGCGGATTTATTAGAACAGCAAAAAGTAAAAGATAAACGGCTGCGTGGATTGGAACGACGATCTGGGCAAGTACTCAAAGAGAAAGAACAAATGCAAAAAGAGCTGAACAAAGCCGTACTTGGGAAATCGAAAATGGAAAGTCTGGCTCgagaattaaacaaacaaaataagttactgAAAGAGGAATCTTTCAATATGACATTGCGGCATAAGAAGGAGAGAGAACAAATGAGTGTGAAATTTCAAGCAACTACTGATGAGATTTCTGGTAAAATTAACTCAATTGCAGACCGGAACGAACTTCTGAATACCCAGAATCAAGAAATGGCCACAAATATCGCTAAATTAGTAAACGATACGACTGAGCGTGAAAAAGTTATCAAAGCTATGATGGAACAACGTGATCTGCAAGAAAATATCCTGAAATTAAAAGTCAAAAAGGCTGATGATGAGCGGGATATATATTCTCAACAACATGCTGTTCTTTCTGATGAAGTTGTAAAGTTGAAAACGCTTTGCGAGGGGTATAAAAACcaagaaaaaattttgaaaacacaaaTTACATACTACTCGgaaaaatttgaagattttcaATCCACTTTGGATAAAAGTAACGGAATATTCGAGTCGTTCCGCTCTGAAATGGATCGTATGAATAAAAAGATGAAAGACCTCGAAAAAGCTACAGCGACctggaaaaaaaattacgaGCAGTCTGAGGCagaaaataaaagaattttGTCAATAAATTTTGAGCAAAATAAAGCAATTGAGAAGCTTAAATTAAAACTAGCTCGTTTGACGAACTTAAGCCGAGCGTTACAAGCGGAACGAAATGAACTTGCCAAAAATGCTCGACTGACGAAAAAACCAACTGACACTGTAACCGCTGAAGCAACAAGTACAGTCAGTGAACCACAACCAGAAAACGACAATCGTACTCCAAATATGGGTGACGCTATTGAAGAACCAACCAGTACAACTAGGGATGGTGAAACGCCTCAAACTCAAGACACGACAACTAATCATTCAATGAACAGATCCGAGGTTCAAGAAAGCATCACAAATTCAACAGAAAACAGCGAACAAACGTCCGAACTAAATAATCCAACAGAAATCACAGGAGGTGATACAGCAACACTAAGTGAGGAGGGAACTTCCCACGTACCTGCGTCATCTGAGGAAACTGTAACATTAGCTGTTGCAGATAGCACTGTAGCAATGAATAAACAAGCTGCGGCCTCAGTGGATGACATCAAAGATGTTATTTCCCCTTCTATCACAGAGGTCCCAACCCCTGAAACTTCAAGTGATCAAAGCCCGGAATCTAGCATTTCTAAAACATCCGACGAAGCAGAAAAACTGTCAGAATCAAACGAAAACGGTACAACGACAACCCATCCAGAAACATCTGATGATAATGTAACTTCATAA
- the LOC120344306 gene encoding MOB kinase activator 1A, with protein sequence MAFLFQNRNSRTFKPRKKIPEGTHQHDLMEHAAATLGSGNLRLAVQLPEGEDLNEWVAVNTVDFFNQINMLYGTITEFCTASSCKVMSAGPKYEYHWADGTNIKKPIKCPAPKYIDYLMTWVQDQLDDESVFPSTIGTPFPKNFMTIAKTILKRLFRVYAHIYHQHFSDVMNLKEEAHLNTSFKHFIYFVQEFNLIDRKELAPLQDLIDKLVDNDKEKASRAGR encoded by the exons ATGGCCTTCTTGTTTCAAAACCGGAATTCTCGTACTTTTAAGCCGAGGAAAAAAATACCTGAAGGAACGCATCAACATGACCTCATGGAGCACGCTGCTGCCACCTTGGGGAGCGGAAACTTACGCTTAGCTGTGCAACTTCCAGAAGGCGAGGACCTAAATGAATGGGTCGCTGTTAACACCGtcgatttttttaatcaaataaatATGCTGTACGGAACAATTACTGAGTTTTGCACGGCTTCTTCTTGTAAA GTCATGTCCGCTGGACCAAAGTATGAATACCATTGGGCTGATGGGACCAACATCAAAAAACCAATCAAGTGTCCGGCACCTAAGTACATTGATTACCTTATGACGTGGGTTCAGGACCAACTTGATGATGAGAGCGTATTTCCTTCCACTATCGGCACCCCGTTTCCGAAAAATTTCATGACAATCGCGAAGACCATACTGAAACGTCTATTTCGCGTCTACGCTCATATTTACCATCAGCACTTCAGCGACGTAATGAATCTCAAGGAGGAAGCACATCTCAACACGTCTTTCaagcattttatttatttcgtgcAGGAATTTAACCTAATTGATCGAAAAGAACTAGCACCGTTGCAAGATCTCATTGATAAACTTGTTGATAATGATAAAGAAAAAGCCAGCAGGGCTGGGAGGTAG
- the LOC120344935 gene encoding uncharacterized protein LOC120344935 isoform X2, which produces MAKDVSQGETKADDKKVSKKREKNVIPTKLIIRRLPPALTKDELLEIISPLPPHDYFRYVSGDKTLAPDHFCRAYINFTSADDIMTFRDKVDGFEFTDSKGNSQPCVLEYAPFQKNPRKVKKREDAKCGTIDEDPDYKAFLESLEAEEEKTVIDLEKYLEELEKKEQKNKVVETPLTAFLKQKREERKRIREERRRVEQERRKKRDDERRKRDLERKKKLDSERLRRKKEDEKKSFSKKDTEGKKEKDELDDESKKTEGTQGKGDAKLLNKGKFEASAKVAPRLSDTKPKKSEPPVRRGPIGSKPPKDSTTENGDKERSRDSYNDRYKDTRGGYDRGGGYSSSRPMSSRGRGRSMSSREFPPRKWEKKDDPPPRSKNKSWTESQDKKTDKTKSKRPDREIYRPGSARSSTSLQSSASETPPRTHKYSEQRSKSRQEDEK; this is translated from the exons ATGGCTAAAGATGTATCTCAAGGAGAAACTAAAGCCGACGACAAGAAGGTGTCCAAGAAACGAGAGAAAAATGTAATTCCCACTAAG CTAATCATTAGGAGATTGCCACCGGCTCTGACAAAGGATGAATTACTTGAAATAATTTCTCCACTCCCACCTCATGATTATTTCCGATATGTCTCTGGAGATAAAAC ATTGGCCCCTGATCATTTCTGCAGAGCGTACATTAATTTTACTTCTGCTGATGATATCATGACATTCAGAGACAAAGTGGACGGCTTTGAATTCACTGATTCAAAAG GAAATTCTCAACCCTGTGTGTTGGAATACGCTCCATTTCAGAAAAATCCAAGAAAAGTTAAGAAGAGAGAAGACGCAAAGTGTGGCACAATAGACGAAG ATCCAGACTATAAAGCATTCCTTGAATCTCTTGAAGCAGAAGAAGAGAAAACAGTGATTGACCTGGAAAAATATTTAGAAGAATTggaaaaaaaagaacaaaaaaataaagtggTTGAAACTCCGCTGACTGCGTTTCTAAAACAAAAGAGAGAGGAGAGAaag AGAATTCGGGAGGAACGCCGTCGAGTCGAACAAGAACGCAGGAAAAAGAGGGATGATGAAAGAAGAAAACGGGATTtggaaagaaagaaaaaactggatAGTGAAAGATTGAGAAGAAAGAAAGAG GACGAGAAAAAGTCTTTCAGCAAGAAAGATACAGAAGGAAAGAAAGAAAAGGATGAATTGGACGATGAGTCAAAGAAAACAGAAGGAACACAAGGAAAAGGAGACGCCAAATTACTGAATAAG GGTAAATTTGAAGCAAGTGCAAAAGTGGCCCCAAGGTTGTCTGATACAAAACCAAAGAAGTCTGAGCCCCCAGTTCGTCGTGGACCCATTGGGTCAAAACCCCCTAAAGATTCGACAACAGAAAACGGGGATAAAGAACGCAGTCGAGATTCTTACAACGATCGATACAAGGACACACGAGGGGGCTATGATCGAGGAGGAGGGTACAGTAGTAGCAGACCAATGAGCTCTCGAGGGAGGGGACGGTCGATGTCATCAAGGGAATTCCCCCCAAGAAAATGGGAGAAAAAAGATGACCCTCCCCCTcgttcaaaaaataaatcatgGACGGAAAGTCAAGATAAAAAGACAGATAAAACGAAATCGAAA AGACCAGATCGGGAAATCTACAGACCTGGTAGTGCTCGATCAAGCACGTCGTTACAGTCGAGTGCATCTGAGACTCCACCACGGACTCATAAATATAGTGAACAGCGGAGCAAGTCAAGACAAGAAGACGAAAAGTAA